In Hyphomicrobium denitrificans 1NES1, the genomic stretch CGCCTTCGCCAGACGGCGCGACCATATCGTAGCCGTCGGAAGTTGCGGCGTAGCCTTTGACTTCGCCGTAGATCTTGGCGCCGCGGGCTTTCGCGTGCTCCAGCTCTTCGAGAACGACGACACCGGCGCCACCCGCGATCACGAAGCCATCGCGGTCTTTATCGTAAGCACGGCTGGCTTTTTCGGGCGTCGCGTTGAAGTGCGTCGACATCGCACCCATGGCATCGAAGAGATTCGACAACGTCCAGTCGAGTTCCTCGCAGCCGCCGGCAAACATGACGTCCTGCTTGCCCCATTGGATGAGCTCAGTCGCGTTGCCGATGCAGTGCGTGCTCGTCGCGCAAGCCGAAGCGATCGAATAATTGACGCCCTTGATCTGAAATGCCGTCGCCAGCGCAGCGGATGGTCCGGAGCACATGGCCTTTGGAACCTCGAACGGGCCGATCTTTTTCGGGCCGCCGGTTTCGAGCGTCGTCTCGGCGGCTTCCACGATGGCACGTGTCGACGGGCCACCGGAGCCGAGAATAACCCCCGTGCGTTCGTTGACGACGGTCGTCGGCTCAAGGCCGGCGTCGCGGATCGCCTGATCCATGGCGATCCAGTTCCAACCGACGCCGGGGTTCATGAAGCGCCGAGGTTTTCGCGGCACCATGCTTTCCCACTCGAGATGAGGCGCGCCATGGACCTGACATTTGAAGCCGAGGTCGGCGTACTTTTCGGCGCGCGATATGCCCGGCTTCGCCTCTCTCAGGGAAGCGAGCACTTCCTGAGTATTATTTCCGATAGAGGAAATAATGCCCATTCCAGTCACAACAACGCGCCGCATGCGCTCCTAATCTCCTGCGGTTTTTGCGTAGCCCGCGAGGCCATCGGGGCGGTGCGCAACGCTTAAGGGCCTTCGCTCGATTTGAGTAGGACCCTCAGATCCTTGGCTGTGTATATCACCTCACCGTCGGCTTTAAGGATGCCATCGGCTTCGGCGAGCTTCAATTTCCGGGCGATCACTCTTTTGATGTCTATGACATATTCAAGCAATTTGACGTCCGGCGTCACCTCGCGCGTGAACTTGACTTCGCCAACGCCCGAAGCGCGGCCTTGGCCGCTCAAGCCAAGCCAGCCGAGAAAGAAACCCGTCAACTGCCAGAGAGCATCGAGGCCCAGGCATCCGGGCATCACCGGGTCGCCCTTGAAATGGCAGGCGAACAGCCAATCGAGGCGTTCGTTTCCTGCGACTTTAAGCTCAGCGACGATCTGGCCCTTCCCGTGCGCGCCGGCGTTCTCGGAAATTGCTGCAATGCGGTCGACCATTAGCATTGGCGGCAGCGGGAGCTGGGCATTTCCAGGACCGAAAAGCTCGCCACGCCCGCAGGCCAAAAGATCGTCAAATTCGTAGCTCGAACGGCGCTCCGCCATGCAATCCCCTCGTCTCCTCCCGGCCAAGTGAGATTAATTTTAAATAATCCCACGCCGGTCACACGTCTGCGGCTCCTAACACAGCCTCGGCGTAACGCCTAGCACAGCCCGCTGTGGCGTTGTAACGACGGGATTTTGGACCAAATAACGTATTCTTGTCGCAAGTTGCGGGTTTTCAGGCATAAGATTATACTTCAATCTAACAGTGTGTTGCGCCGGGATAGGTGCAACGTGGGAACTTCAGAGCGATTGTTCAAACGGAAATGTCTGAGAAATTGCCGGCGGAGCCGGATGCCAGACCGATGGCCACGATACCAGGCATGCTACGGCAGGCGGGATTGCGCCCGACGCGGCAACGGTTGGCGCTCGGTCGCCTTCTGTTTGGAAGCGGCGACCGGCACGTGACTGCTGAGCAGCTGCATGCCGAAGTCTCGTCGCTCGGTGAACACGTGTCGCTTGCGACCGTTTACAATACGCTGCACCAATTCAAGAAGGCAGGTCTCGTGCGCGAACTCGCGATCGAGGGCTCAAAAGCCTACTTCGACACTAACACGTCGAACCACAACCACTTCCTGCTCGAGAGTAACGGCGAGCTTATGGACATTCCTGGAGACGCGATCCGCGTGGAGGGTCTGCCGCAGCCGCCGGAAGGTATGAAGATCACACACGTCGACGTGGTCGTTCGTCTTTCGAAGGACTAAGGCTATTAACCGACGAAGCGGTGGTTCGGCCCGGCCTCATTTGATCGTTTCGCCTTCGTATACGCCCCAGAGCTTCTTCTGCTCGATGTAGCCGCTGTAGGCATCGACCGTCACGCGGCACCAGCGTCCGTCACACGTATGGAGATCAGCGATAACGCCGGCCTCGACGTTGACGACGACGTTCGAACGCTCGCTGTCGTTCGCGTGAATCGGAACCAGCGGTGGTGTCGCGCTGGCCTTCCGCTCCCACGGCAGAACCAAGGCTGTCCTGCGGC encodes the following:
- the fabB gene encoding beta-ketoacyl-ACP synthase I, whose protein sequence is MRRVVVTGMGIISSIGNNTQEVLASLREAKPGISRAEKYADLGFKCQVHGAPHLEWESMVPRKPRRFMNPGVGWNWIAMDQAIRDAGLEPTTVVNERTGVILGSGGPSTRAIVEAAETTLETGGPKKIGPFEVPKAMCSGPSAALATAFQIKGVNYSIASACATSTHCIGNATELIQWGKQDVMFAGGCEELDWTLSNLFDAMGAMSTHFNATPEKASRAYDKDRDGFVIAGGAGVVVLEELEHAKARGAKIYGEVKGYAATSDGYDMVAPSGEGAERCMRLALKGFDGKGLPKIDYINPHGTSTPVGDAKEIDAIRAVFGSNIPSISATKSLTGHSLGAIGVQEAIFSLLMMNNGFICESANIEELDPAFADVPIALSRIDNAELNCVMSNSFGFGGTNATLIFGRHDA
- the fabA gene encoding bifunctional 3-hydroxydecanoyl-ACP dehydratase/trans-2-decenoyl-ACP isomerase, translated to MAERRSSYEFDDLLACGRGELFGPGNAQLPLPPMLMVDRIAAISENAGAHGKGQIVAELKVAGNERLDWLFACHFKGDPVMPGCLGLDALWQLTGFFLGWLGLSGQGRASGVGEVKFTREVTPDVKLLEYVIDIKRVIARKLKLAEADGILKADGEVIYTAKDLRVLLKSSEGP
- the irrA gene encoding iron response transcriptional regulator IrrA codes for the protein MSEKLPAEPDARPMATIPGMLRQAGLRPTRQRLALGRLLFGSGDRHVTAEQLHAEVSSLGEHVSLATVYNTLHQFKKAGLVRELAIEGSKAYFDTNTSNHNHFLLESNGELMDIPGDAIRVEGLPQPPEGMKITHVDVVVRLSKD